A window of the Fuscovulum sp. genome harbors these coding sequences:
- the xdhB gene encoding xanthine dehydrogenase molybdopterin binding subunit, with the protein MTMGKSLPHDAAPLHVTGQARYVDDIPLPSNALHLAFGLSSIAHGDITAIDLSAVRAAPGVVAVWSSADFDEMPDCSPSVHDEPLLATGRVHYLGQPIFMVVADSHLAARRAARLAKVTYAELPALLTVDDALAANSRFEQGPVVWTKGDPAAALASAPHMVEGQFEVGGQEHFYLEGQVAACLPLEGGDVLIHSSTQHPTEIQHKVAHALHIPMNAVRVEVRRMGGGFGGKESQGNALAIACAIAATRLNRPAKMRYDRDDDMMITGKRHDLRILYRAGFDDQGRVTGLEFTHLFRCGWAQDLSLPVADRAMLHADNCYHLPDIRIESHRLKTNTQSATAFRGFGGPQGMVGVERVMDHIAHALGRDPLVVRRANFYRPMGQPGPESHRVQSTPYHMPVEDFAGHDLVAELEKTSDYQKRRADIAAWNATSPILKRGLALTPVKFGISFTLTHLNQAGALVHVYQDGSIHLNHGGTEMGQGLFQKVAQVVAAVFGVGTDLVKITATDTAKVPNTSATAASSGSDLNGMAAQAAAETIRTRLADFIGEKHQVPAAKVRFADGAVHVAGESYDFARVVMWAYQARVSLSATGFYATPKIVWDRMRGTGRPFFYFAYGAAVTEVVIDTLTGENRILRADLLHDTGNSLNPALDIGQVEGAYVQGAGWLTTEELVWDGKGRLATHAPSTYKIPACSDRPRVFNVALWGRPNPENSVGKSKAVGEPPFMLGISALYALSDAVAACGDGSVYPALDAPATAERVLAAVKRVRGHV; encoded by the coding sequence ATGACCATGGGAAAATCCCTCCCGCATGACGCGGCCCCGCTGCATGTCACCGGACAGGCGCGCTATGTGGATGACATCCCGCTTCCATCCAACGCCCTGCATCTGGCCTTTGGCCTGTCCAGCATTGCGCATGGCGATATCACGGCGATAGACCTTTCCGCCGTGCGCGCCGCTCCCGGTGTCGTTGCAGTCTGGTCATCGGCGGATTTCGACGAGATGCCGGATTGCAGCCCCTCGGTCCATGACGAACCGCTTCTGGCCACGGGCCGGGTCCATTACCTTGGACAGCCCATCTTCATGGTCGTGGCCGACAGCCACCTAGCCGCTCGCCGCGCGGCCCGTCTGGCCAAGGTCACCTATGCGGAACTCCCTGCCCTGCTCACGGTCGATGACGCGCTGGCGGCCAACAGCCGGTTCGAACAAGGCCCCGTCGTCTGGACAAAGGGCGATCCCGCCGCTGCGCTGGCCTCCGCGCCCCACATGGTCGAAGGCCAGTTCGAGGTGGGTGGTCAGGAACATTTCTACCTCGAAGGTCAGGTCGCCGCCTGCCTGCCGCTGGAAGGCGGTGATGTGCTGATCCATTCCTCCACCCAGCACCCGACCGAGATTCAGCACAAGGTCGCCCACGCCCTGCATATTCCGATGAATGCGGTCCGGGTTGAGGTGCGGCGCATGGGCGGCGGCTTTGGCGGCAAGGAAAGCCAGGGCAACGCGCTGGCCATTGCCTGCGCCATCGCGGCCACCCGGCTGAACCGCCCGGCCAAGATGCGCTATGACCGCGACGATGACATGATGATCACCGGCAAGCGGCACGATCTGCGCATCCTCTACCGCGCCGGGTTTGATGATCAGGGGCGTGTGACGGGGCTGGAATTCACCCACCTGTTCCGCTGTGGCTGGGCGCAGGATCTGTCACTGCCCGTGGCCGACCGCGCCATGCTGCATGCCGACAACTGCTATCACCTGCCGGACATCCGTATCGAAAGCCACCGCCTGAAAACCAACACCCAAAGCGCCACCGCCTTTCGCGGTTTCGGTGGCCCGCAGGGGATGGTGGGCGTGGAACGGGTGATGGATCACATCGCCCACGCCCTTGGCCGTGATCCGCTGGTCGTCCGGCGCGCGAATTTCTATCGCCCGATGGGCCAGCCGGGGCCAGAGTCACACCGGGTGCAATCCACCCCCTATCATATGCCGGTCGAGGATTTCGCCGGCCATGACCTTGTGGCCGAACTGGAAAAGACCAGCGATTACCAGAAGCGCCGGGCCGATATCGCCGCTTGGAACGCCACCAGCCCGATCCTGAAACGTGGGCTGGCGCTGACGCCGGTGAAATTCGGCATCTCCTTCACGCTGACCCATCTCAATCAGGCGGGGGCGTTGGTGCATGTCTATCAAGACGGGTCGATCCACCTGAACCATGGCGGCACCGAAATGGGGCAGGGTTTGTTCCAAAAGGTTGCGCAGGTAGTGGCGGCCGTGTTCGGCGTGGGAACGGACCTCGTCAAGATCACTGCCACGGATACGGCCAAGGTGCCCAACACCTCGGCCACTGCCGCCTCGTCAGGGTCTGATCTCAATGGCATGGCGGCGCAGGCGGCGGCGGAAACGATCCGTACGCGGTTGGCCGATTTCATCGGTGAAAAACATCAGGTCCCCGCTGCCAAGGTTCGCTTTGCCGATGGCGCGGTGCATGTGGCCGGGGAAAGCTATGATTTCGCCCGCGTGGTGATGTGGGCCTATCAGGCGCGGGTGTCGCTGTCGGCCACAGGCTTTTACGCCACGCCCAAGATTGTGTGGGATAGGATGCGCGGCACAGGCCGCCCCTTCTTTTACTTCGCCTATGGCGCGGCGGTGACCGAAGTGGTGATCGACACGCTGACAGGCGAAAACCGCATCCTGCGCGCCGATCTGCTGCATGATACCGGCAACAGCCTGAACCCCGCGCTGGATATCGGGCAGGTCGAAGGCGCCTATGTCCAGGGCGCAGGCTGGCTGACGACCGAGGAACTGGTGTGGGACGGCAAGGGTCGCCTCGCGACCCATGCCCCCAGCACCTACAAAATCCCCGCCTGTTCCGACCGCCCCCGCGTGTTCAACGTGGCCCTCTGGGGCCGCCCCAACCCCGAAAACTCCGTCGGCAAATCCAAGGCCGTGGGAGAGCCGCCCTTCATGCTGGGCATTTCCGCGCTTTATGCCCTGTCTGATGCCGTGGCCGCCTGCGGGGATGGGTCAGTCTACCCCGCACTCGACGCGCCTGCCACGGCAGAGCGGGTGCTGGCCGCCGTGAAACGGGTGCGCGGGCATGTTTGA
- the dnaE gene encoding DNA polymerase III subunit alpha encodes MSSIPRFIHLRVHTEHSLLEGAIPVKKLVKLCAAAEMPAVAVTDTNNMFCALEFSVLAKDAGLQPIVGCQVAVAHDPAQPGEKLRMPAPVVLLAQSEAGYMNLMKLNSCLYLDKGGQLNQVTVEELERYSSGLICLTGGADGPVGRFLQQGQGAKAQALMDRLAACFGDRLYVELQRHPGEGGRLTEAEAATERGFVEMAYAMGLPLVATNDVYFPKASMYEAHDALICIAEGAYVDQQHPRRRLTPQHYLKTEAEMCALFADLPEALENTVEIARRCAFMAHKRAPILPRFADDEVQELRRQANEGLQARLAIIPHAATVEEYQARLDFELGIIEKMGFPGYFLIVADFIKWAKDHGIPVGPGRGSGAGSLVAYALTITDLDPLRYALLFERFLNPERVSMPDFDIDFCMDRREEVISYVQDRYGRDKVGQIITFGALLSKAAVRDVGRVLQLPYGQVDRLSKMIPLEGVKPVSITKALADEPRLREAAKEEVVGRLLTYAEQIEGLYRNASTHAAGVVIGDRPLDELVPLYQDPRSDMPATQFNMKWVEAAGLVKFDFLGLKTLTVIQNALDLLALRGVTLDISLIPLDDTPTYELYAAAKTVAVFQVESSGMMDALRRMKPTCIEDIVALVALYRPGPMENIPTYCEVKNGLKDLESIHPTIDHILAETQGIIVYQEQVMQIAQVMAGYSLGGADLLRRAMGKKIAEEMAKERPKFIEGAKATHNIDVKKAGEVFDLLEKFANYGFNKSHAAAYAVVSYQTAYLKANYPVEFMAAVMNCDIHLTDKLAVYKREVDKLGLTTVPPCVNRSLATFTVVNGQIVYALGALKNVGVEAMKMIVEARRTDTGERPFATLFDFARRVDLKRVGKRPLEMLARAGAFDALDANRARVFEALDALVAYSAAIHEAKGSSQVSLFGEAGADIPEPRLAGRGDWLATERLAQEHQAIGFYLSGHPLDDYMGALRRMDVKTLAEVTRMAEQRGTCVVKMAGSVSARQERKSAKGNRFAFVALSDPTGLYEVTVFSDVLEASRDHLEPGRNIVLTVRADPDGDSVKLLANAVQPIDSMAAEAGASDLRIHLNRAEAAGSVAALLSKLEGRAKAQITICVPDDTGCEIDVILPQPYPVTPQIKGAIKAMPGVLMVEEI; translated from the coding sequence ATGTCCAGCATTCCCCGATTCATTCATCTGCGCGTCCATACCGAACATTCGCTTCTGGAAGGGGCGATCCCGGTCAAGAAACTGGTCAAGCTCTGCGCCGCGGCAGAGATGCCCGCCGTGGCGGTGACCGATACCAACAACATGTTCTGCGCGCTGGAGTTTTCGGTTTTGGCCAAGGATGCCGGGCTGCAGCCCATCGTGGGGTGTCAGGTGGCGGTGGCCCATGATCCGGCCCAGCCGGGGGAAAAGCTGCGGATGCCCGCACCGGTGGTGCTGCTGGCACAGTCCGAAGCGGGCTATATGAACCTGATGAAGCTGAACTCCTGCCTGTATCTGGACAAGGGCGGGCAGCTGAATCAGGTCACAGTCGAGGAGTTGGAGCGGTATTCGTCTGGGCTGATCTGCCTGACGGGCGGGGCGGATGGTCCGGTGGGGCGGTTCCTTCAACAGGGGCAGGGCGCCAAGGCGCAGGCCTTGATGGACCGGTTGGCTGCCTGTTTCGGGGACCGGCTTTATGTGGAATTGCAGCGCCATCCGGGTGAGGGCGGGCGCCTGACAGAGGCCGAGGCCGCAACCGAGCGCGGTTTCGTGGAAATGGCCTATGCGATGGGCTTGCCGCTGGTGGCGACCAATGATGTCTATTTCCCCAAGGCGTCTATGTACGAGGCGCATGACGCGCTGATCTGTATCGCCGAAGGGGCCTATGTCGATCAGCAGCACCCTCGCCGCCGCCTGACGCCACAGCATTACCTGAAAACCGAAGCAGAGATGTGCGCGCTGTTCGCCGATCTGCCGGAAGCGTTGGAGAACACGGTCGAGATTGCGCGGCGCTGCGCCTTTATGGCGCATAAGCGCGCGCCGATCCTGCCGCGCTTTGCCGATGATGAGGTGCAGGAATTGCGCCGTCAGGCCAATGAGGGGTTGCAGGCGCGGCTGGCGATCATCCCCCATGCCGCGACGGTGGAAGAGTATCAGGCACGGCTGGATTTCGAGCTGGGCATCATCGAAAAGATGGGGTTCCCCGGTTACTTCCTGATCGTGGCCGACTTCATTAAATGGGCCAAAGACCATGGTATTCCCGTGGGGCCGGGCCGCGGGTCGGGGGCGGGCAGCCTTGTGGCCTATGCGCTGACTATCACGGACCTTGATCCCCTGCGCTATGCGCTGCTGTTTGAACGGTTCCTGAACCCCGAACGCGTGTCGATGCCCGACTTCGACATCGACTTCTGCATGGACCGCCGGGAAGAGGTGATTTCTTACGTTCAGGATCGCTATGGCCGCGACAAGGTGGGGCAGATCATCACCTTCGGCGCGCTGCTGTCCAAGGCCGCCGTGCGCGATGTGGGGCGCGTTCTGCAACTGCCCTATGGGCAGGTGGACCGGCTGTCGAAGATGATCCCGCTGGAGGGGGTGAAGCCCGTCTCGATCACCAAGGCGCTGGCCGATGAGCCGCGCTTGCGCGAGGCGGCAAAGGAAGAGGTGGTGGGTCGCCTGCTGACCTATGCCGAACAGATCGAGGGGCTCTATCGCAACGCATCCACCCATGCCGCCGGTGTGGTGATCGGGGACAGACCGCTGGATGAGCTGGTCCCGCTTTATCAGGACCCGCGGTCGGATATGCCCGCCACCCAGTTCAACATGAAATGGGTCGAGGCGGCGGGGTTGGTGAAGTTCGACTTTCTGGGTCTGAAGACGCTGACCGTGATCCAGAACGCGCTGGACCTGCTGGCCCTGCGCGGGGTGACGCTGGATATCAGCCTGATCCCACTGGATGACACGCCGACCTATGAGCTTTACGCGGCTGCCAAGACGGTTGCGGTGTTTCAGGTGGAAAGTTCGGGGATGATGGATGCGCTGCGGCGCATGAAGCCCACCTGTATCGAGGATATCGTGGCGCTGGTGGCGCTGTATCGCCCCGGCCCGATGGAGAATATTCCCACTTATTGCGAGGTGAAGAACGGCCTCAAGGATCTGGAATCCATCCATCCCACCATCGACCATATCCTGGCCGAAACGCAGGGCATCATCGTCTATCAGGAACAGGTGATGCAGATCGCGCAGGTCATGGCGGGCTATAGCCTTGGCGGGGCCGACTTGCTGCGCCGCGCGATGGGCAAGAAGATCGCCGAAGAGATGGCCAAGGAACGGCCCAAGTTCATCGAAGGCGCGAAGGCCACCCACAATATCGACGTCAAGAAGGCGGGCGAGGTGTTCGACCTGCTGGAGAAGTTCGCCAATTACGGCTTCAACAAATCCCACGCCGCCGCCTATGCGGTGGTCAGCTATCAGACGGCTTACCTCAAGGCGAACTACCCGGTCGAGTTCATGGCCGCCGTGATGAACTGCGATATCCATCTGACCGACAAGCTGGCCGTCTATAAGCGCGAGGTGGACAAGCTTGGCCTGACCACGGTGCCGCCTTGCGTGAACCGGTCGCTGGCGACCTTTACGGTGGTGAACGGCCAGATCGTCTATGCTTTGGGCGCATTGAAGAATGTGGGCGTCGAGGCGATGAAGATGATCGTCGAGGCGCGGCGAACCGATACGGGCGAACGCCCCTTTGCCACCCTGTTCGATTTTGCGCGGCGGGTCGACCTGAAACGCGTGGGCAAGCGGCCGCTGGAGATGCTGGCGCGGGCCGGGGCCTTTGACGCGCTGGATGCCAACCGCGCGCGGGTGTTCGAGGCTCTGGATGCGCTGGTGGCCTATTCCGCCGCGATCCATGAGGCGAAGGGATCATCGCAGGTGTCGCTGTTTGGCGAGGCGGGCGCGGATATCCCCGAGCCCCGTCTGGCCGGGCGCGGCGATTGGCTGGCGACAGAACGGCTGGCGCAAGAGCATCAGGCGATTGGCTTCTACCTGTCAGGCCATCCGCTGGATGATTACATGGGTGCCCTGCGGCGTATGGATGTGAAGACGCTGGCCGAGGTCACGCGCATGGCTGAACAGCGCGGCACTTGCGTGGTAAAAATGGCGGGGTCCGTCTCGGCTAGGCAGGAACGCAAATCGGCCAAGGGCAACCGGTTTGCCTTTGTCGCCCTGTCCGATCCGACGGGGCTGTATGAGGTGACGGTGTTCTCGGACGTGCTGGAGGCATCGCGCGATCATCTGGAACCGGGGCGCAACATCGTGCTGACGGTGCGGGCAGACCCGGACGGGGATTCGGTCAAGTTGCTGGCCAATGCGGTGCAGCCCATCGATTCCATGGCCGCCGAAGCGGGGGCATCGGATCTGCGCATCCACCTGAACCGGGCCGAGGCGGCGGGGTCGGTGGCGGCGCTGCTGTCCAAGCTGGAAGGGCGGGCCAAGGCGCAGATCACGATTTGCGTGCCGGATGACACGGGCTGTGAGATCGACGTGATCCTGCCGCAACCCTATCCCGTGACGCCCCAGATCAAGGGGGCGATCAAGGCCATGCCCGGCGTGTTAATGGTCGAGGAAATCTGA
- a CDS encoding SDR family oxidoreductase produces the protein MKQALVTGATGGIGRAITLALRDAGYQVAALGRDPAALQALSREEGVTAVQVDLTDRAALRAALQGLTPDVLVNNAGMMPPLVPFPDMTEADIDRTIATNLTAVLALTRMITPGMRDRGRGHVFFTGSTAGHAPFANLAVYSATKAAIGGFAGSLRLDMAPSGVRVTEIVAGRVETGLYRDILPKGQRAAMYAGGGAVQPQDVAAMVMAVLALPPHVDVARFDILPTHQATATGAKVKDR, from the coding sequence ATGAAACAGGCGCTTGTCACCGGGGCGACGGGCGGCATTGGCCGCGCCATCACCCTTGCCCTGCGCGATGCGGGCTATCAGGTGGCTGCCCTTGGCCGCGATCCTGCGGCGCTTCAGGCGCTGTCGCGCGAAGAAGGCGTCACGGCGGTGCAGGTTGATCTGACCGACCGCGCCGCCCTGCGCGCTGCATTACAGGGGTTAACCCCCGATGTGCTGGTGAACAATGCCGGGATGATGCCGCCGCTCGTGCCCTTCCCGGATATGACCGAGGCCGACATCGACCGCACCATCGCCACCAACCTGACCGCCGTTCTGGCGCTGACGCGGATGATCACGCCGGGGATGCGCGACCGGGGCCGGGGGCATGTCTTCTTTACCGGCTCAACAGCCGGACACGCGCCCTTTGCCAACCTCGCCGTCTATTCCGCGACCAAGGCCGCCATTGGCGGCTTTGCCGGGTCGCTGCGGCTGGACATGGCCCCCTCTGGCGTGCGGGTGACGGAAATCGTGGCAGGCCGCGTGGAAACCGGGCTCTACCGCGACATCCTCCCCAAAGGTCAACGCGCGGCGATGTATGCGGGCGGCGGCGCGGTGCAGCCGCAGGATGTGGCCGCCATGGTCATGGCCGTGCTGGCCCTGCCGCCCCATGTGGATGTCGCCCGGTTCGACATTCTTCCCACGCATCAGGCCACCGCCACAGGGGCCAAGGTAAAGGACCGCTAG
- a CDS encoding SDR family oxidoreductase — protein sequence MKDLRIVIVGGGAGLGALLADMAVTEGAAGIGIIDLNGEAAEAALAPARAAGIATAFATCDIRTAPAAHAAFAEVAAKLGRVDTLINSAAIYPRKPILEITDADWDASNAINVKGSYHMMVAAIRQMRGQDLRGPVRGRIVNITSVDAFKAHPQNAHYAATKAAVVSLTRSMAQEVAPDGILVNSVAPAGMATDKARAAGFLPELAKASPLGRGGEPREMAEWVLMAGGPRNTYMTGENIIVSGGYIYA from the coding sequence ATGAAGGACCTGAGGATTGTCATCGTCGGCGGTGGGGCGGGCCTTGGCGCATTGCTGGCCGATATGGCCGTGACAGAGGGCGCAGCGGGCATCGGGATCATCGACCTGAACGGCGAAGCCGCCGAGGCCGCCCTTGCCCCCGCCCGCGCGGCAGGCATCGCCACCGCCTTTGCCACATGCGACATCCGCACCGCGCCAGCCGCCCATGCCGCCTTTGCCGAAGTGGCGGCCAAGCTGGGCCGCGTTGACACGCTGATCAATTCCGCCGCGATCTACCCGCGCAAACCGATCCTTGAGATCACGGATGCCGATTGGGATGCCTCCAACGCCATCAACGTGAAAGGCAGCTATCACATGATGGTCGCCGCGATCCGCCAGATGCGGGGGCAAGACCTGCGCGGTCCGGTGCGCGGGCGGATCGTCAACATCACCTCGGTCGATGCGTTCAAGGCCCACCCGCAGAACGCCCATTACGCCGCGACCAAGGCCGCCGTCGTCAGCCTCACGCGCAGCATGGCGCAAGAGGTGGCCCCGGATGGCATATTGGTGAACTCTGTCGCCCCCGCCGGGATGGCCACAGACAAGGCCCGCGCGGCAGGGTTCCTGCCGGAACTGGCCAAGGCCAGCCCGCTGGGCCGTGGGGGCGAGCCGCGCGAGATGGCGGAATGGGTGTTGATGGCGGGCGGGCCGCGCAACACCTACATGACAGGCGAAAACATCATCGTGTCAGGCGGCTACATTTACGCCTGA
- the xdhA gene encoding xanthine dehydrogenase small subunit: MAGIAFLLNGTPVCVTGEPPTRTLLDWLRDGRGLCGTKEGCNEGDCGACTVMVTDEDGSRALNACILFLPQLAGKAVRTVEGIAAPDGTQHPVQAAMVTHHGSQCGFCTPGFVVSMAVAHLNGQTDHDDALAGNLCRCTGYAPIIRAAQAAESAPVPDWMKDDSRFILAQIPKDNASAASTLQEKTPGGSGGTDVPSAFQPQSSDELADWYLAHPDATLIAGATDVGLWVTKQLRDLKPVAFLNGMRDLQQIEVQGGMLHVGAGVTIAALRAAVAARLPSFAELLRRYASEQVRNAATIGGNIANGSPIGDGPPALIALGATLHLRRGDDMRSIPLEDFFLDYRKQDRHPGEFVAGISFPETAPALRCYKISKRFDQDISAVCGCFNITVTDGRVTSARIAFGGMAGIPKRAAHVEQALIGQPWTEATVTAALPVFAQDFTPLSDMRASAGYRLETATNLLIRYFHDLNGAPVSVLEVAP; encoded by the coding sequence ATGGCCGGGATCGCGTTTCTGCTGAACGGAACGCCGGTTTGCGTCACGGGGGAACCCCCGACGCGGACACTTCTCGATTGGCTGCGCGACGGGCGCGGCCTGTGCGGCACCAAAGAGGGCTGCAATGAAGGCGATTGCGGTGCCTGCACCGTGATGGTGACGGATGAGGATGGCAGCCGCGCGCTGAATGCCTGCATTCTGTTCCTGCCGCAACTGGCGGGCAAGGCCGTCCGCACCGTCGAAGGCATCGCCGCGCCGGATGGCACGCAGCACCCGGTGCAAGCGGCCATGGTCACTCATCACGGGTCACAATGCGGCTTCTGCACGCCGGGCTTTGTGGTGTCGATGGCGGTGGCCCATCTGAACGGCCAGACCGACCATGACGATGCGCTGGCGGGCAACCTGTGCCGCTGCACCGGCTATGCCCCGATCATCCGCGCGGCGCAGGCCGCCGAATCCGCCCCCGTGCCGGATTGGATGAAAGACGACAGCCGCTTCATCTTGGCCCAAATACCCAAAGACAACGCCTCCGCAGCCTCCACCCTTCAGGAGAAAACGCCCGGCGGGTCCGGGGGGACGGATGTCCCCTCGGCCTTCCAACCCCAATCCTCGGACGAACTGGCAGATTGGTACCTCGCCCATCCCGATGCCACGCTCATTGCCGGGGCCACCGATGTTGGCCTGTGGGTCACCAAACAGCTGCGCGACCTGAAACCTGTCGCCTTCCTCAACGGGATGCGCGACCTGCAACAGATCGAGGTTCAGGGCGGCATGCTGCATGTCGGCGCAGGCGTGACCATCGCCGCGCTGCGCGCGGCGGTGGCCGCACGCCTGCCCTCTTTCGCGGAACTGCTGCGCCGCTACGCCAGCGAACAGGTCCGCAATGCCGCCACCATCGGCGGCAATATCGCCAACGGCTCGCCCATCGGCGATGGCCCGCCCGCGCTGATCGCGCTGGGGGCGACGCTCCACCTGCGCCGCGGCGATGACATGCGGTCCATCCCGCTGGAGGATTTCTTCCTCGACTACCGCAAGCAGGACCGCCACCCCGGTGAATTCGTGGCCGGGATCAGCTTCCCCGAAACGGCCCCCGCCCTGCGCTGTTACAAGATCTCCAAACGCTTTGATCAGGACATCTCGGCCGTCTGTGGCTGCTTCAACATCACCGTCACCGATGGCCGCGTCACCTCTGCCCGCATTGCCTTTGGTGGCATGGCGGGCATCCCGAAACGCGCCGCCCATGTCGAACAGGCCCTGATTGGCCAACCCTGGACAGAGGCGACAGTTACCGCCGCCCTGCCCGTCTTTGCGCAGGATTTCACCCCGCTCTCCGATATGCGCGCCAGCGCGGGCTATCGGTTGGAAACGGCGACGAACCTGCTGATCCGCTATTTCCACGATCTGAACGGCGCCCCAGTGTCGGTGCTGGAGGTCGCGCCATGA
- a CDS encoding LysR substrate-binding domain-containing protein codes for MTDRPLRLPSLNALRVFQAVMQHRSFRAAADELLVSPQAVSLQIRGLEDALGVTLFERKGRSIEPGEQAILLAHFVNAGFDEIGEGIRRVTRSTQRNRINVNASPYFATRHLLDRLARFRDILPDADLRLTTMVDLPDFARDDVDVAIQWGFGGWKPHDSSLLLRDLKVICCTPEIAGRLHRPADLLAETLLHPILHHGLWSDVLAHLGVALAVETRAIRFQDAATMRRATLAGLGVGLISSIDAGEDLASGRLVAPFGTGVMAGMPAEQVPGFYLVVPKSHRRVKQIAAFCDWVEAEDWATEGVTP; via the coding sequence ATGACCGATCGCCCGCTCCGCCTGCCCTCGCTCAACGCGCTGCGCGTCTTTCAGGCGGTGATGCAGCATCGCAGCTTTCGCGCGGCAGCGGATGAATTGCTGGTCTCACCTCAGGCCGTCAGCCTGCAGATCAGGGGGCTGGAAGATGCGCTTGGCGTGACCCTGTTCGAACGCAAAGGGCGCAGCATCGAACCGGGCGAGCAGGCGATCCTGCTGGCGCATTTCGTGAATGCGGGGTTTGATGAAATCGGCGAAGGCATTCGCCGCGTCACCCGCAGCACCCAGCGCAACCGCATCAATGTGAATGCCAGCCCCTATTTCGCCACCCGCCATCTGCTGGATCGTCTGGCACGGTTCCGCGATATCCTTCCTGACGCCGATCTGCGCCTTACCACGATGGTCGATCTGCCGGATTTCGCCCGGGATGATGTGGATGTGGCCATTCAATGGGGCTTTGGCGGGTGGAAACCGCATGACTCCAGCCTGCTGTTGCGCGACCTGAAGGTGATCTGCTGCACGCCGGAAATTGCGGGCAGGCTGCACCGCCCTGCTGACCTTTTGGCAGAAACGCTGCTGCACCCGATCCTGCATCACGGGCTTTGGTCCGATGTGCTGGCGCATCTGGGTGTGGCGCTGGCGGTGGAAACCCGCGCGATCCGGTTTCAGGATGCCGCCACGATGCGCCGTGCCACGCTGGCGGGTCTGGGCGTCGGCCTGATCTCCAGCATTGATGCGGGCGAAGACCTTGCCTCGGGACGACTTGTCGCGCCCTTTGGCACCGGGGTCATGGCCGGGATGCCCGCCGAACAGGTGCCGGGCTTCTATCTGGTGGTGCCGAAATCGCACCGCCGCGTGAAACAGATCGCCGCTTTCTGTGACTGGGTCGAAGCCGAGGATTGGGCGACAGAGGGGGTGACACCATGA